The Meiothermus ruber DSM 1279 genome includes the window GGCCCGGTGCCGCAACACCCCCCCACCACGTTCAGCCCGTACTCCCGCACGAACTTGAGCTGCCAGCGGGCCAGCTCGGCGGGGGTCAGGTCGAAGACGGCCCGGCCCCCTTCGTTGCGGGGCAGCCCGGCGTTGGGCAGGCAGGCCACCCAGCGGGTGCTGTGCTGGCAGAAATGGCGGATGTGGCTGTCCATCAGGTCGGGGCCCACCGCGCAGTTAATGCCCACCACGTCCACCGGCAGGCTTTCCAGCACGGTCAGGGCCGCCCCGTCGTCGCTGCCGACCAGCAGGGTGCCGGTGGCCTCGAAGGTGACCTGCACCTGCAAGGGCACCTCCCGCCCCAGGTCTTGCATGGCCTGGCGGCTGGCCAGCACCGCGCAGCGCACCTGCAGCACGTCCTGGCAGGTCTCGATGATCAGCAGGTCCACCCCGCCCCGGATCAGGCCGCGGGCGGCGGTGCGGTACGACTCAAACATCTCTTTCCAGCCGATCTGCCCCAGCGAGATGAGCTTGGTGCCCGGCCCCAGCGACCCCGCCACAAAGCGGGGTTTTTCGGCCGACTTCTTATCGGCTTCGCTGCGGGCAATCTGGGCGGCGGCATAGGCCAGGTCTTCGGCCTCGGCCTCGAGGCCATACTCGGCCAGCACGTGCGGCATGGAGCCGAAGCTATTGGTCTCGATCACGTCGGCGCCGGCCTCGAGGTAGCTCCGGTGAATGGCGGCAATCACGTCGGGCCGGGTGCGGTTCAGAATTTCCGGGCAGCCGTTGTACTGGGGCCCACCAAAGTCGGCGTCGCCCAGGTTGTACTTGAATATCTCCGTCCCCATGGCCCCGTCGTAGACCAGCACCCGTTCCGAGAGGGTCTTCAGATAGGGGAAAGCCTGGGCTCGAGCCTCCCGGGCGTAGCCCTGGGCCGTGAGGGGCTCAACCCCTTGTTCCGCAAAAAAGTCACGCGGTGCGCTCACACTCACAACGGCTATTGTAGAGCACGGTATACCAAATGTATGCAGCGGGCTTCCTGGCTTGTATTTACCTGTTGAACCCCAGACAATTGGCGTGTGCAGGTGGCTGAAGCGCTTACCCAAGCAGCGCAGGAGCGGGGCTTTTTAACCGCCTGGGCCGGCCTGGACTTGCCGCAGGAAACCCAGCAGCGCTACCGCGACTGGCTGGCCGAAGGCAAGCAGGCTGGGATGGCCTACCTGCCCCGGAACCTGGAAACCCGGCTTAACCCCTCCCAGCGCTTTACATGGGCCCGCAGCGTGCTGGTGCTGGCTGCGCCCCACGCCTACCCGCCGCCTCCCAAACCCCCCGGCGGTCTCCGCCTGGGTCGGGTGGCCCGCTACGCCTGGGTGCGTGACTATCACCGCTTGATGCAACCCCACCTGGAAGCCCTCGAGCACCTGGCCCAGCGCCTGGGGGCGCAGGCCAAGGGCTACGTGGACACCGGCCCGCTGTCCGAGCGTTCCTATGCCGCGCTGGGGGGCCTGGGCTGGATTGGCCGCAACGCCATGCTGATGCGGATGGGGGAGGGCACCTACCTTACGCTGGCGGTGCTCCTCACCTCGCTCGAGGCCCCCCCCGCGGAGCCCTACCCCAACCGCTGCGGACGGTGCAGCCGCTGCGTAGCCCACTGCCCCACCCAGGCCCTGCTGGGCGACGGAACCCTGGACTCGAGGCGCTGCATCAGCTACTGGACCATCGAGCACCGCGGCCCGATTCCGGGCGAGCTTTGGGCGGGCATTGGCGACTGGCTGTTTGGCTGTGATATCTGCCAGGAGGTGTGTCCCTGGAACCGCAAGGCCAGGTCTTTCTGGCAGGATTTTGTCCCCGAACCCGAGCTGGCCTACCCCAACCTGGAAGACTTTTTCTTTCTTTCTTCAAAAGCCTTCGAACGCAAATACGCTGGAACAGTGTTCCTGCGTCCGGGCCGCACCCGCATGGCCCGCAACGCGCTGGTGGTGCTGGCCAACCTGGGCAACCCGGACTACCTGCCGCTGGTGCGCCGGGCCGCCCAGGACGTCAATCCTTTGGTAAGGGCCACCGCCGCTCGAGCCCTGGCCCGGCTGGGTGATTTTGTTTCGCTTGAGCCGCTGCGCCGCGACCCGGTGTTGCAGGTGGCGGGATTGGCACGGGGTCTGCTGGAAAGACAGGGCTGAGTATTACTGAGGAAACCGCCCCTGCCGCACCACTTCTGCCAGCACCTCGGGTAGCTCCCAGGCTGCCAGGTCGAAGGTCACCTGGCCGTAGTCGTAGGGTAGTTTCAAGAAGCGGTGGAGCACCTCGCCGTGGATATCGTCCTCCAGAATCAGCACGTCGGCCCCCGGCTCACCCCCCAGGCTCAGGCCCACCGAGCCCGGATCGAAGACCACACCCCTGTGCACCACCCGGCGAAAGGGGATGTGTTTACCGGCCACCACCGCGTAGCGCGAACGGATGGACTCGAGCATCTTCAAAATTTCCTGGGGATGGGCTTCGTTCAGGTCAATTTTGTTCTCTGGATCTTCCGGCGAGCCGTGGAAGGCCATCAGGCGGCCCCCGGGGGTGTCGTAGCG containing:
- the queG gene encoding tRNA epoxyqueuosine(34) reductase QueG is translated as MQVAEALTQAAQERGFLTAWAGLDLPQETQQRYRDWLAEGKQAGMAYLPRNLETRLNPSQRFTWARSVLVLAAPHAYPPPPKPPGGLRLGRVARYAWVRDYHRLMQPHLEALEHLAQRLGAQAKGYVDTGPLSERSYAALGGLGWIGRNAMLMRMGEGTYLTLAVLLTSLEAPPAEPYPNRCGRCSRCVAHCPTQALLGDGTLDSRRCISYWTIEHRGPIPGELWAGIGDWLFGCDICQEVCPWNRKARSFWQDFVPEPELAYPNLEDFFFLSSKAFERKYAGTVFLRPGRTRMARNALVVLANLGNPDYLPLVRRAAQDVNPLVRATAARALARLGDFVSLEPLRRDPVLQVAGLARGLLERQG
- a CDS encoding metallophosphoesterase family protein, with translation MRLGIIAEIHANLPALEAALEALRKEGVEQVLAVGDIVGYGPHPRQVIRRLDREGIPCVPGAADLRVAYALPAPPREGIAETTIIWTREQLGQRELHFLRNLRSRHRYDTPGGRLMAFHGSPEDPENKIDLNEAHPQEILKMLESIRSRYAVVAGKHIPFRRVVHRGVVFDPGSVGLSLGGEPGADVLILEDDIHGEVLHRFLKLPYDYGQVTFDLAAWELPEVLAEVVRQGRFPQ